The genomic DNA CTTATCCGGTAAGACGACTTTTGTGATCAGTTCACATAATCTTGATGAGCTTGAAAAACTATGCGACCAAGTTGTCTATCTTGAACATGGAAAACTGCAACAATCCGTCTCTATAAACGCCAGTCAAGCCACAGACTTCCTCACACTTACCATGAAACAGTGCGACATGGACAGTCTACATCAGCAGTTATTAGGCCTTAACGACATTATTGAAGTAAGACGAATTAGTGATGAGCAGTATGTAATCGAGTATCAAAAACAATCAAGCTTTACCCTTGAAATGCAGTTATTTGAGCTATTTACCACCCATCAGTGGCAATATAAGGCATTGCTTAAAGGCAGAACCCTAGAGGAAACTTTGTTTTCTTAAGCCATCGTCATGGGTAAAACAACGCTTAAATACTGATGAGAAATGGATTAGCATTACCAAAAAGAGACTGAATAACCTGATGGCCCTAGTCAATGCCATTGCTTATTAATCTGTGATGACTCACCTAATTAATAAGCGATGGTATCCTTGTGCACATCAGTAATGCATCTGGTCAGCATAATGCAAAACGATTTACACTCCCATCACTGAACACTGTAAATTCATTAACAATATTACCGCTAAGCCACTGCACAGCAAGTTCTGTCACCGTTAAATCCCCAGAACTGTATTTACTCTAAAACGAAAAAAGTTCTCAAACAAATTATCTAAACAGCTACCCCCCTCACGGCAAGTGTTCTAAAACAATCAGTACTCTAACAACAAGTGCATTAAACTGAAAAGCCTCTTCACTCGCCCCCAATGAATATCATTAATGCAAATAACCTCAACGTGAGCAAGAAGTAACACTGCTCGATATAAGTCAAAATAGTTTCAACGATTTGATCTCAAACTTGCCCACTTTTTTTCGAGCAGAGCATTGCCCCCCCCCTCAATAGCCTATCCATTACAAGCCAATTACTACAGACGTCAAAGCCATTAGCAGGACAAGCTTTTTGACCACCGTTGACATATCCCACGCTAAGGTTAACTAGCTAACGGCCCCTTGCCGTCATGGCGCACGAACAATCGCCAATTCCCTTGGGTAGTTATGTTTATATCGCCAACACTCCCTAGGACAATCAAATAACGAGTGATGTTATTGAGTCGATGCTAATTGGAGGGAGCAATCGTGTTCAGTAATCTTGTTGTTCTACGGGAGTTCAAAGCGCTACAACGAAGGATAAGGCTTAAATGCCAATGTAGAGAGAAGGTAATAGGTTTCAGATTTACATCATGGCGCTGGCAAAAAAACCTCTTTAGACGCTAAATATATGCTAGTGAACCGATTAATCAAAAGTGTTATAAAAGCTTAGGGTCCATATATGGCATGGCTATTTTATGGAATAGTTATTTTGGCTACCTTGAACTAACAAGCGTAAGCGACGTAATATTTAATGTAATTGCTACGCTATTCATAAGGATATAAATGAGATTAATAACTTAGACAATGAGGTGAAACTGATGATTATATGATTTAGATGATTTAGATGATTTAGATGATTTAGATGATTTAGATGATTTAGATGATTTAGATGATTAGATGATTAGATGATGGCAACACACATAAAAAATGCAAAAAAAAACTGCAACAATAAATTGTTACAGTTTTAAAGTCCTAACATTTAGCTAAAGCTAAATATTAACCAACTACTGAAACGTTCTCAGCTTGAGGACCTTTCTGACCTTGAGTCACAGTGAAAGAAACTTTCTGACCTTCGTCAAGAGTTTTGAAACCGTCTGAATTGATAGCACGGAAGTGAACAAAAACGTCTGGACCAGACTCTTGCTCAATAAATCCGAAACCTTTATCAGAGTTAAACCACTTAACAACACCAGTAACTTGAGACATAATATATAAATCCTGTAGAAAAAAATAGTTAAAGCCTTAACGGCAGTAAAGCTGGAAAATGCCGGTATTACTTATGTTTACAGGACGAAACTGGTCGTATTGATAAATATAAGCCCAACCTTCAAGCTGAGTAGACTATAAACCATTCTCGAGATAAGTCAACAAACATCAATCAAAAGATAGTATTTAATTGGTGATATGACAAAATGGTTTATCTTTGAGCATCAGATAGTTATTTATATCAATGATCTGATTGTTTCTTGTTCCCGTTGATGAATTTCGATTTTAAAGTCTATCTCACACTCAAGCCCTTGCTCTATTATTTGAGACTTCTGTGAATCACTCAACTTCCAGGCGTAAGGTGTCATATTAAGAAAATGATCAATATCGTCTGCACGGGTTAGCGACAATGAGTAGCTCAACGCTTCGTGAGCTAAGTATGTAAAACCATCCAATACCAAGGGGCCTTGTGGGTGCAGCTTGGGCTCACTATAAATTTTCTGCTTTAAAGCATAATGATGTGTAGGACCAGGTGAAACCGTAATTAATATTCCACCCGGTTTTATCACTCGCTGTAACTCTTCAATCTTAGAGGGCGCATAAATACGGATCGCTAAATCAAAACTGTTATCTGCCAAAGGCATTTCAAACGCACTCGCCACACAAAAATGCAGATCCGAATAGCGTTTGGCTGCATAACGAATCGCAGATTTAGAAATATCTACCCCGAAAAGCTCACAATGGGATTGAGTGACAGATTGCAGCGCTTCAAACAATCGATGACTGTAATACCCTTCACCACAGCCTATATCGAGTATCTTATTAGCATCTGGAGCATATTCAAGCGCCAACTGGTTAACCTTGTCGCTTAAGGGCTGATAAAAGCCTTGATTAAGAAACTCTCTTCTAGCGAACATCATTTCTTTGTTATCACCAGGGTCTTTGGTTTTCTTTTTTTGTACAGGCAGTAAATTAACGTAACCTTCTTTGGCACAATCAAATTGATGACGTTGTTCACATTGCCAAGCATTTTGTTGTTTCACTAACGGGGCGCTGCAAATAGGGCAAATATAAGACATGGGTGGACTCTAGAGTTACTGAAAAATTAAAGATCGTCATCACACAGTTTAGTGACCATTTCCGACACATCTTTAGGGGCTAATAGTTCAAAACAATCTAATTTACGTTGTAATTGCTCATTATTATAAAGTTGTTCATTGGATGAACGCCCCAAATTAGGACGCTCTAATGACTGATGATAGGTTCGCAACAACCATTGGTGCTTATTTTGCAATAAATGATCAAGTTTTAATAGTTCAGTTGAGACACCAGGGTGGATTTTGCCCGACTCACCACTGAGGTAATCACGTAATTCTCGTCGGACTTGCTCTAATTCACTAATATGAACGGCCAGCATGTTAGAGGGCTCATTATAATCAAACTTACGCCCTAATATCGCTTTAGCCATAACGAGTGCTTGAGGTTCACTCAAAATCCGTAAGTCATTTTCTAAAGTCACCAGTTCAAAACGAGCTTCGGCTGATAACCTAAAATACATATCCTCATCAACGTTAATATTAATCGTCACTCCTCTTCTAAGTTGCTCGATACACACGCGAGGAGCCACTCCCATTGAAGGATATAATTTAATCCCCTGCCCCACGGATCGTCGTTGAGCTGGCGTTTGGATTAATGGCTGCGTATGCTCAAAAGCAAAAGTCAAAAACGGTTGGATACGTATAATTAGTGTCGCTTGGGTATGATTAACTTGGCTCACCACAAACTCAACCAAAGGATTACTCATCGTTGATAACACTAATAAATCACTCACACTTTCAGATAAGCGCAGTGTCAACGCAGTAGGTTGATTAATTTCGCAAACACTTGGTTGAGTAAAGAGATGGTGATCCATAGAATATTCCTTAATTACTTCGTTAAATTGTAACCAGCAAATCCCCATTAGTCACCAGTAAACAAGGCTATATTAGAAAATTTTTATTGAACTTTATCTCATTATCATTTTTTTATGCTGATAAATGTTAACATGGATTTAATCGCGAAAAGGATCTTATATTTACTATGGCTAACGCAATTCAACCCACTTTATTCTGGCACGATTATGAAACTTTTGGGGCAAATCCAAGCAAAGATCGCCCATCACAATTTGCGGGTATTCGAACCGATCTAGAGTTGAACATTATTGGTGAACCTGAAACCTTTTATTGCAAACTCGCGCCTGACTACTTACCGTCTCCCGAAGCCATATTAATTACCGGTATCACTCCGCAGCTTGCTAATCTTAAAGGCGAACCTGAAGCTGAGTTTATGAAACGTATCAATACGTTATTTAGCCAGCCTAACACCTGTGTCGTGGGCTATAATTCATTACGTTTTGATGATGAGGTCAGTCGTCATGGTTTCTATCGTAACTTTATCGATCCCTACGCACGAGAATGGCAAAACGGTAATTCGCGTTGGGATATTATTGATTTAGTTAGAGCTTGCTATGCATTTCGCCCTGACGGTATTAATTGGCCAAAGAAAGAAGATGGCTCACCCAGTTTTAAACTGGAGTTACTCACCCAAGCGAATGGCTTAAGTCATGAAAAAGCCCATGATGCCATGTCTGATGTTTACGCCACCATTGCAATGGCGAAACTGATAAAGCAGAAACAACCTAAACTGTACCAGTATTATTTTAATTTAAGACGTAAACAAGCGGTTGCTGACCACGTTGATGTATTAAAAATGCAACCTTTGGTTCATGTCAGCTCGAAAATTAGTGCGCTTCAAGGCTGTACTACGTTGATTGCACCCGTGGCGTATCATCCAACCAATAAAAATTCAGTGATCTGCATTAATTTGGCCATGGACATCTCACCTTTGATAGAGTTGTCCGCGCAAGAAATTAACCATCGTATGTACACTCCTCGTCAAGAATTATCAGAAAATGAGCTGCCAATACCGCTCAAGCAAATTCAGCTTAACAAATGCCCTTTTGTTGGTTCGCCAAAATTACTGGATGACGAGGTCGCGGAGAAATTACAGTTTGATAAAGCATTTGCACGTGAGCAATATAAACGCTTAAAAAACCATCCCGAATTACGTGAAAAGCTTAACCAAGTATTTGAACTTGAATCAAATCGCAAACCGATTACCGATCCTGATTTAATGCTTTATAGCGGTGGATTTTTTAGCCATGCAGATAAATCTAAAATTGACATTATTTGTCATACCGAACCTCGTAACCTAGCGGCGTTGGCATTGCAGTTTGATGATCCTCGTATCGATGAAATGTTGTTTCGTTTCCGGGCCCGTAACTACCCAGGAACATTAACAGACAGTGAAGCTCGTAAATGGCGAGATTTCTGTCAACAACGCTTATCTGATGCCGATTATGTGATTAAACTCGAGAACCTGGTCGAAGAAACCAGCGAGAATGAACACAAACAAAAGCTATTAAAAGCCCTATATCAATATTTACAATCATTATAGTGAATTTTCACTTTGCTCAATTTATTTCATTTAAGGATTAAGGGAATGCAAAATCGTTTTTTAAACAGCATTACTCAACTAGACAAGCCTTTGGCTACAGCACTTGTGCCATTATTACATGACCAATTTTGTGGTCATATTGATGCCAGCCAATTTGCAGGCCTTGTCAAGGCAAGCGGTAAACCAGAACAGCAAGTGCTCATGGACTTATTGCCCATTGCAGCAGCACTTGCAAACCCACCAATAAGCGAGTTTTACGTCGGCGCCATTGCAAAAGGAGCCAGTGGTGACTTGTACATGGGCGCCAATTTAGAATTACCCGGTGAAGCGTTATTCCACAGTGTACATGCAGAACAAAGTGCCATCAGTCATGCGTGGTTAAGTGGTGAAACAGAAGTTGTTGATATTATTGTTAATTTCAGCCCCTGTGGCCATTGCCGTCAATTTATGAACGAACTGGTCAATGGCAGTAAGATTAACATTCACCTACCAGAGCAAGAAACCCAAACGTTAGCCCATTATTTACCCTATGCTTTTGGACCGGCAGACTTAGATGTCACCATGCCACTATTAAGTAAACGTGAGCTAGAATTTAATTGTGATTCAGATGACCCAATGATCATCGAAGCCATTGACCAAATGGGGCTAAGTTATGCGCCATACACCAATAGCAATGCAGCTGTTGTGTTAGAAACCAACGATGGCGCCACTTTCTGCGGCCGCTATGCTGAAAGTGCGGCATTTAATCCATCAATGCAACCGATGCAAATGGCTTTATCCAATCTAATTCGCAACAATCGTCAATACAGTGAAATAAAGCGGGCAGTATTAGTGGAATCATCTGTAGGAAAGATTACCTTAGTCGGTGCCGCAATGGATGCCCTGCATGCCATTGCCCCAATTGAACTTCAACACATGGTTGTAGAACCTTTGCTGAAATAAATAACATCATATTGGTTATCTTAAAACGGTAATGACGATGTTTTGACAAAAAAAGGCGCTAATCAGCGCCTTTTTTATTAGGATTAACACTAGATTACACCTAGATTAATAATGTAATAGATTTTAACAAATTGATGTTAATACCATGCTAAGCTAATCAATTTGTGGGTATAACATTTAATAAGTCACTCTTTGTTAGTCACTAATTATTAGTCACTTACTGATGAATTGAATTGTTTACCCCCCATATGTTTTCATCTTAAGTTGCACTTGATAAACAATGTTTAATACCACTTACAAAGTGTTTGTCAGAAGCTAAGATAATGAATAGCATTGTTGTAATGAGTGATGTTATGAACCTCATACAACCAAATTATTATAACGAGCACCTTGTTACCATTGAACAAGCAAACGTAAAGCGAGTTACTATTGCGCATATCTAGCCTTAACAAGATCTTACTCTTTATCCTGTTTTGCACAGTCGCTTTAGTGTGGGCCATCATCGAAAATGCCAAGCCTCTTGCGGTCAAAATACTGAATAACTTATTGGCTGATAACCATATCGAAGTCCTTAACTTTGATGCGGAATATGTCTCATTCAATCATCTTTATATTCCTAGACTGGTATTGAAAATTGAAGACAGTCATATCGCGATTCAAGAGTTTAACCTTGAACTGCGAGACAGCCTGCAAATCCTTAAAAACCAACAAATCAGCGCTGACGATATTGTAAGTATCAAAACACAAAGTGTTTATGTTGATTTGGGTGACAGTTTTTTCATTCGTCAATCACAACAAACTGAAGAATCACCGGCTGCAATGCAACTCAACCTGGCTAAATTGCCGATGATTGAGTTAGGTGAAATTAACATTAAGCTTCCTGTGCTGGATAAAAATACCCCACAGCAACACACTTTAAAAATGGACCAGCTCACATTGACCCAAAAAGGTCAGCTAAATACTTTGTGGCGTTTTAATGACTTCCCGCTATTTAGTCTCAATGCCACCTTAGACAAACGTGTATGGCAATTTACCACCCTGGTTGATTTAGGCTTAAGCTATCAGGGGCTTGAGTCGTTAGAGCAATATTTAAGCTTATTAACCAGCAAAGCGCACTCACAACAAGCGCAAACCAATAATATGCTTCATGGTTTACACAAACAGTTGTCACAAATACTGCAACCCATTCGTCAGCAGCAAGTGACCATTGACGGCCTGTGGACTGCCAAGAGTAAAATAGATTTAATCAGCGGCGAGATGAGCAGTCAACAATCGATAGACGAGTTCTCCCTGCACTCTCCACTGTGGCCCAGTGTCTATTTTGCGCCGCAGCAACCGGTTAACGTCGTGCTTAATGTGGGTAACTACCCAATAACGGCATCATTAGACGACAACAAAACCACTGACACATTCGCGATAAAAATCGACATTGCCCCAATAAACTATCAACTGTCACCCTCTGAGCACGACAGAAACCAGTTAATTGCATTATTAGCCGATGATCATGCTAGTCAAATAGTTCACATCATTGAACAATTAACCCCTAAATCGGCTTCCCAGCCAGCCCACATTAATGTGCAGATGGCCTATCCTATTGAAGTTGTTCTTCCTCTGCAAAATGATGTGTTACCGCTGCAGATGTCAATCCCTGATCTGGCGGTCAGCATTGAAGGGTTATTGCTACAAAGCAAGCTGAAACTGGCACATACTATATTCAACAGCCATCAACAATTTCGCAGTGATGTCGACTGGGATCTAACCTTAGCGACGAGTAAAACGGCCAACAACAAGAGCGAACAACAACTAGTACAAAAATCTACCACCGACAAGGCTACGGTCATAAAACCAGTAACCGCCAGCGTAAATAAAAATGCATCCATACTAGTTGCCACGCCTGCGCCAAGTGCTATAGATATTAAAGCCTTATTCCCTGAGCTCCCCTTAGATCAGCTTTCGTTGTCAGATGCAAAAGTGCATTTAGTCGGTCAAATATCACAGCAACAACATCAATTAACACTGTCATTACACCCGAGCTCCAGCCTAGCCGTCAACCACACAAGCTTTTCGCGAAGCATATCCAGTGATAATGAACAACACACCAAACAGACCAAAAACACCTCGACACAATTGGGTTCATTCGGGTTTACTCTCAACGACACTTCGACCATGACATTCAAACAACCTAATACTCAAATCAACCTATCACCGTTTACCGTGCAAATTAGCCAACTTATCGCCCAACAAGCAATCCATTCGGACAAAAGTAAACTATCGACCACACAGGCCTCGGTGAGTAAAGCCGATATTAGTATCAACCAAGGTTTATCCCTAGCGTTAAATCAACATGATGCCATCGAAAAGTCGCTAGCACATTGGCTACAAATCCCGGCGACTAATGACATAAGCTGGCGCATCAATAAGCTCGACATAACAAAACAACTGGGCAAAAATCGCCGCCAACCTCTGCTTGCGCTGGATAAGCTTAACGTCACTCAGCAGCTTACCTTGTCCAAAGGATTACTGGTGGGTAGTGAGCAATGGCAACTCGATACACTTAACTTAAGCAGTTATCACTTACTCAAATTTGCCGATAAAAAAAGTCCATTATCATTAGCGGGTCAATGGACGTTTGATACCGACATTGAAGCAGCAATGAAGACATTACAAAAAGTCCAACCGTTACCCAGTGATTTGTCTATTCAAGGCCACAGTAAACTTGTAGCAGGCTTTGCATTAAGTGAAATAGACAACACCAGTCAGTTTGAAATGAAAATTCAACAGCAGTTATCATCCTTGTCAGGTCAATGGCAAGATAAATCATTTACCGGTGGAGACGTGTTTGCCCAATGCCAATATAACTGGCAACAAACTCACGATGGTCCTAATACTCCTGCTGCTGAAAAACACTTTGCCCACAGTCAATTAGTCTGCCCACAAACCGCAATCAGTTTACAGCAAGCTAAGCTTGGGTTATCGCTAACAAACTTGAATCTAAATGCCGATATCGAACTCAATAAAGATGGCAACAAAACGCCGACCAACTGGTTACAGCAAGTCACAGGGTTAAGCGAAACCAACATCAATCTTACCGCCAGCGGTGACATGCTTGATGGACGCTTTTTATTACCTGAGTTTGTGCTAAAACTACATGATAAATCTTATGGATACTTGTTATTACAAGGGCTCAGTTTAGAGACGTTTTTACAAGAACAACCGCAAGTGGGTGTTAAAGCCAATGGCTTATTTGATGGCGTATTACCTGCTGAGCTCGTTGACGGTAAAGTGACTATCGAAGGCGGGAAACTCGCCGCACGAGCACCTGGCGGATTAATTGAAGTTGCCGGAAATCCTGCAATGGATCAGCTAGAATTATCTCAACCTTATCTTGGATTAGTCTTTACCGCACTTGAGCATCTTAACTACAGTGAATTGGCGAGTACATTTGATATGACGCCAAGCGGAGAAGCGGTAATAAATATTGGTGTAAAAGGTAATAGCCGTGGAATTGAGCGCCCTGTTCATCTCAATTACACTCACCAAGAAAACTTAATTCAATTATACAAAAGTACCCAGATCAGCAATCAACTCCAAAACAAAATTGAAACAAAAGTCCAATAGCAGCATAAAAAGGATAGTCCACGTGAAATATTCATCGATATATTTAGTTAGTCTTAGCACCATAATGGCATCGTTATGGCTCTCAGCCTGTACGCCCACGGTAAAGATAGAACCACCCGATAAGCCTATTGTAATTAATTTAAATGTTAAAATTGAGCATGAAATTAAAATTAAAGTGGAAAAAGAGCTTAATAATCTACTTGAAAATGATGAGTTATTTTAAGCTGAGGTGATCAACATGAAATCGACATTCACTCTAGCAACTGCAATATGCTTAACCAGTCTATTATGGTGTGCCACCGCGTGGGCAATGACATTGCAAGAGGCCAAAACGGCCAGAATAGTGGGTGAGCAACCCAATGGTTATTTAGGCGTTGTCATTGAATCACCCGAAACGCAACAGCTAGTACTCACCATTAATGCCAAACGCAAACACTATTATCAAATCATCGCTAATCGCCATAATATTAGCCTTGATAAAGTCGCGACACTCGCGGCACAAAAAGCCATTGAAGCAGCCGAACCTGGGCATATGATCCAAACACCACAAGGGCTGTGGCTAAAAAAATAACCACGCGAGTTACCTCAACGTGGTTATGTCTTTTTACAAAAAATAAGCGGATTACATGGTCGCCATGGTCCAATAATCTAAGCGTTTTTGTGGGTTGGTTACAATCGATTTACAGCTATCTTTGTATTTTGACATCAATGCGCCTAAATTATTCGACCCAGCTAATTTATCAATTTGCTGTTGTTTAGCTTCGCTAACATCTGTTTCAACTTTTGCGGGTGCACGATACTTGCCCGCTATAGCGACAGCATCAATTGCAGATATTTTTAAACGATCTCCCACCGCTTTCATTTGTGGAGCGTTCATCGCACCAATCGCTTCTGAACTTATTTGATAATAAGCAGCACATTCTATTAACTCATCAGTAAATGCTTTTTCTGCAGCATCTTCTGCATATGCAGACATACTCACACACATAGCCGAAGCAGTAAAAATCCACATAGCAGATTTGTTCATGGTTGTTTCCCTTCATTTTTAGAAATTTGTAGATAATGTTAACGATTGATAATGCGCTAAACGAGAGCTTAAAAACTGTTCAACTTGAGGCCATTCCGTTTCAATAATCGAAAACACGACCGTGTCGCGAATGGTACCATCTGCTTGAATTTTATGATTTCGTAATATGCCATCTTGCTTGGCGCCCATCCGCGAAATAGCATTTCGAGAGGCATGATTATGCCAGTGAGTCCTAAATTCAACCGCAATGGCATCTAAGGTATTAAATGCATAACGCAGTAACAATAACTTGGATTCTGTATTAATAGCACTTCGTTGATAGGATTTAGCGTACCAAGTGTAGCCAATTTCAAGCCTACGATGGGGTTGTTCCCAATGACAAATACGAGTACTACCAATGATATTGCCTGATATTTTATCACGCACCGCAAACGCGACCGCTTCACCTCTTTTTTCACAGGCTAGAGCATACTCGACATACGCTTTCATACCCTCGAAATTGGGGATTTGTGTATACCATAATTTCCACAACTCACCATCGTTAGCCGCCAGAATTAAGCCTGGAACATGCTCTAAAGATAATGGCTCTAAGATGACATGTTCACCCATCAAGCAATCTTGCCTATTAATCCAGCTCAAATTAACGCTCCTTTCGTTAAAAGGTTACATTACCTTAACTGCATATAGATTTACAGTCAGTACCAACAATGTTTATATCCATCCCCAAAAAACATTGTTTTGGGTTTGTTGCTAAAATGCGAGCTAAAAGCGCTTGCTAAATGCGGCGTTCATCACAATAGAGTGATTAAAAACCGTGATTGGCGTTACTCACCCTAAACCATCCGGCAATACTATTACGGGTTTTCATTGTTGGCCTGACTTCATGGGGGAAGCGTTCACTTAAAAACAGTACTAAGGTACCAATATTCGGATTAACGACTTCTAGTGGTAAATCAGACTCATCATAAAGAATCAATTCACCGCCGTCGTTTTCTTGCCAATCAGGGTTTAAGAAAAATACTGTCGATAAAATACGATTTTGGCTGCCATGAAGTGAATCAAGGTGTTTTTTATAAAACGCACCCGGCTCATACACGGCATAGTGACTTTCAAAATCAAATAGTCCCATAAACAAACGTCGATTTAGGCCATCTTTCAATTGGTTCATAACCAATATATATTCTCGGTCAATATGATCTTGATTGTCCAGCCAGCTAATTTTATCGCAACGAACTTCAGTATTGATTTGCTGTTCTATACCTCGACCGATAGCCGCTTTTTTAAATTCAATATTTTGCTCAGCTTGCATTTTTTCAAGCAAGGCTAAACTTACATAATCAGGAATGATATCTGATAAAAGGATATACCCTTTATCGACTAACGCATCGGCGATCACATCCAGCATTGCTTCACTTATTTGCGAAACCATACATGCCACATCCAATAGAAAGACTACGCTTTTTACTTTACTCAAGGGCCCATAAATAAAATTAAGGCCATTATTTTCGAGGGGGCGTCATTACAAAGTATGATTACCATACCCTAGTTATTTTGGCGATGTTATAGAACAACATCGTCGTCGACACTATTTGT from Shewanella psychromarinicola includes the following:
- a CDS encoding GNAT family N-acetyltransferase, whose protein sequence is MGEHVILEPLSLEHVPGLILAANDGELWKLWYTQIPNFEGMKAYVEYALACEKRGEAVAFAVRDKISGNIIGSTRICHWEQPHRRLEIGYTWYAKSYQRSAINTESKLLLLRYAFNTLDAIAVEFRTHWHNHASRNAISRMGAKQDGILRNHKIQADGTIRDTVVFSIIETEWPQVEQFLSSRLAHYQSLTLSTNF
- a CDS encoding 2OG-Fe(II) oxygenase is translated as MVSQISEAMLDVIADALVDKGYILLSDIIPDYVSLALLEKMQAEQNIEFKKAAIGRGIEQQINTEVRCDKISWLDNQDHIDREYILVMNQLKDGLNRRLFMGLFDFESHYAVYEPGAFYKKHLDSLHGSQNRILSTVFFLNPDWQENDGGELILYDESDLPLEVVNPNIGTLVLFLSERFPHEVRPTMKTRNSIAGWFRVSNANHGF
- the sbcB gene encoding exodeoxyribonuclease I gives rise to the protein MANAIQPTLFWHDYETFGANPSKDRPSQFAGIRTDLELNIIGEPETFYCKLAPDYLPSPEAILITGITPQLANLKGEPEAEFMKRINTLFSQPNTCVVGYNSLRFDDEVSRHGFYRNFIDPYAREWQNGNSRWDIIDLVRACYAFRPDGINWPKKEDGSPSFKLELLTQANGLSHEKAHDAMSDVYATIAMAKLIKQKQPKLYQYYFNLRRKQAVADHVDVLKMQPLVHVSSKISALQGCTTLIAPVAYHPTNKNSVICINLAMDISPLIELSAQEINHRMYTPRQELSENELPIPLKQIQLNKCPFVGSPKLLDDEVAEKLQFDKAFAREQYKRLKNHPELREKLNQVFELESNRKPITDPDLMLYSGGFFSHADKSKIDIICHTEPRNLAALALQFDDPRIDEMLFRFRARNYPGTLTDSEARKWRDFCQQRLSDADYVIKLENLVEETSENEHKQKLLKALYQYLQSL
- the cdd gene encoding cytidine deaminase; the encoded protein is MQNRFLNSITQLDKPLATALVPLLHDQFCGHIDASQFAGLVKASGKPEQQVLMDLLPIAAALANPPISEFYVGAIAKGASGDLYMGANLELPGEALFHSVHAEQSAISHAWLSGETEVVDIIVNFSPCGHCRQFMNELVNGSKINIHLPEQETQTLAHYLPYAFGPADLDVTMPLLSKRELEFNCDSDDPMIIEAIDQMGLSYAPYTNSNAAVVLETNDGATFCGRYAESAAFNPSMQPMQMALSNLIRNNRQYSEIKRAVLVESSVGKITLVGAAMDALHAIAPIELQHMVVEPLLK
- a CDS encoding cold-shock protein, with translation MSQVTGVVKWFNSDKGFGFIEQESGPDVFVHFRAINSDGFKTLDEGQKVSFTVTQGQKGPQAENVSVVG
- a CDS encoding YdbH domain-containing protein, which produces MRISSLNKILLFILFCTVALVWAIIENAKPLAVKILNNLLADNHIEVLNFDAEYVSFNHLYIPRLVLKIEDSHIAIQEFNLELRDSLQILKNQQISADDIVSIKTQSVYVDLGDSFFIRQSQQTEESPAAMQLNLAKLPMIELGEINIKLPVLDKNTPQQHTLKMDQLTLTQKGQLNTLWRFNDFPLFSLNATLDKRVWQFTTLVDLGLSYQGLESLEQYLSLLTSKAHSQQAQTNNMLHGLHKQLSQILQPIRQQQVTIDGLWTAKSKIDLISGEMSSQQSIDEFSLHSPLWPSVYFAPQQPVNVVLNVGNYPITASLDDNKTTDTFAIKIDIAPINYQLSPSEHDRNQLIALLADDHASQIVHIIEQLTPKSASQPAHINVQMAYPIEVVLPLQNDVLPLQMSIPDLAVSIEGLLLQSKLKLAHTIFNSHQQFRSDVDWDLTLATSKTANNKSEQQLVQKSTTDKATVIKPVTASVNKNASILVATPAPSAIDIKALFPELPLDQLSLSDAKVHLVGQISQQQHQLTLSLHPSSSLAVNHTSFSRSISSDNEQHTKQTKNTSTQLGSFGFTLNDTSTMTFKQPNTQINLSPFTVQISQLIAQQAIHSDKSKLSTTQASVSKADISINQGLSLALNQHDAIEKSLAHWLQIPATNDISWRINKLDITKQLGKNRRQPLLALDKLNVTQQLTLSKGLLVGSEQWQLDTLNLSSYHLLKFADKKSPLSLAGQWTFDTDIEAAMKTLQKVQPLPSDLSIQGHSKLVAGFALSEIDNTSQFEMKIQQQLSSLSGQWQDKSFTGGDVFAQCQYNWQQTHDGPNTPAAEKHFAHSQLVCPQTAISLQQAKLGLSLTNLNLNADIELNKDGNKTPTNWLQQVTGLSETNINLTASGDMLDGRFLLPEFVLKLHDKSYGYLLLQGLSLETFLQEQPQVGVKANGLFDGVLPAELVDGKVTIEGGKLAARAPGGLIEVAGNPAMDQLELSQPYLGLVFTALEHLNYSELASTFDMTPSGEAVINIGVKGNSRGIERPVHLNYTHQENLIQLYKSTQISNQLQNKIETKVQ
- a CDS encoding YdbL family protein — protein: MKSTFTLATAICLTSLLWCATAWAMTLQEAKTARIVGEQPNGYLGVVIESPETQQLVLTINAKRKHYYQIIANRHNISLDKVATLAAQKAIEAAEPGHMIQTPQGLWLKK
- the rlmA gene encoding 23S rRNA (guanine(745)-N(1))-methyltransferase produces the protein MSYICPICSAPLVKQQNAWQCEQRHQFDCAKEGYVNLLPVQKKKTKDPGDNKEMMFARREFLNQGFYQPLSDKVNQLALEYAPDANKILDIGCGEGYYSHRLFEALQSVTQSHCELFGVDISKSAIRYAAKRYSDLHFCVASAFEMPLADNSFDLAIRIYAPSKIEELQRVIKPGGILITVSPGPTHHYALKQKIYSEPKLHPQGPLVLDGFTYLAHEALSYSLSLTRADDIDHFLNMTPYAWKLSDSQKSQIIEQGLECEIDFKIEIHQREQETIRSLI
- a CDS encoding YnbE family lipoprotein — its product is MASLWLSACTPTVKIEPPDKPIVINLNVKIEHEIKIKVEKELNNLLENDELF